A portion of the Bubalus kerabau isolate K-KA32 ecotype Philippines breed swamp buffalo chromosome 1, PCC_UOA_SB_1v2, whole genome shotgun sequence genome contains these proteins:
- the SOCS2 gene encoding suppressor of cytokine signaling 2 isoform X2 produces MRTTERAGLSVPSAIGAGWYWGSMTVNEAKEKLKEAPEGTFLIRDSSHSDYLLTISVKTSAGPTNLRIEYQDGKFRLDSIICVKSKLKQFDSVVHLIDYYVQMCKDKRTGPEAPRNGTVHLYLTKPLYTSAPPLQHLCRLTINKCTSTIWGLPLPTRLKDYLEEYKFQV; encoded by the coding sequence GTTGGTACTGGGGAAGTATGACTGTTAATGAAgccaaagagaaattaaaagagGCACCAGAAGGAACTTTCTTGATTAGAGATAGTTCGCATTCAGACTACCTACTAACAATATCTGTTAAGACATCAGCTGGACCAACTAATCTTCGCATCGAATACCAAGATGGGAAATTTAGATTGGACTCTATCATATGTGTCAAGTCCAAGCTTAAACAATTTGACAGTGTGGTTCATCTGATCGACTACTATGTTCAGATGTGCAAGGATAAGCGGACAGGCCCAGAAGCCCCCCGGAACGGCACTGTTCACCTTTATCTGACCAAGCCACTCTACACATCAGCACCACCTCTGCAGCATCTCTGTAGACTCACCATTAACAAGTGTACCAGCACCATCTGGGGACTGCCTTTACCAACAAGACTAAAAGATTATTTGGAAGAATATAAATTCCAGGtataa
- the SOCS2 gene encoding suppressor of cytokine signaling 2 isoform X1: MTLRCLESSGNGAEGAQSQWGTAGSAEEPSPEAARLAKALRELSHTGWYWGSMTVNEAKEKLKEAPEGTFLIRDSSHSDYLLTISVKTSAGPTNLRIEYQDGKFRLDSIICVKSKLKQFDSVVHLIDYYVQMCKDKRTGPEAPRNGTVHLYLTKPLYTSAPPLQHLCRLTINKCTSTIWGLPLPTRLKDYLEEYKFQV; encoded by the exons ATGACCCTGCGGTGCCTCGAGTCCTCCGGGAATGGCGCGGAAGGGGCGCAGAGCCAGTGGGGGACCGCGGGGTCGGCGGAGGAGCCGTCCCCAGAGGCGGCGCGTCTGGCGAAAGCCCTGCGGGAACTCAGTCACACAG GTTGGTACTGGGGAAGTATGACTGTTAATGAAgccaaagagaaattaaaagagGCACCAGAAGGAACTTTCTTGATTAGAGATAGTTCGCATTCAGACTACCTACTAACAATATCTGTTAAGACATCAGCTGGACCAACTAATCTTCGCATCGAATACCAAGATGGGAAATTTAGATTGGACTCTATCATATGTGTCAAGTCCAAGCTTAAACAATTTGACAGTGTGGTTCATCTGATCGACTACTATGTTCAGATGTGCAAGGATAAGCGGACAGGCCCAGAAGCCCCCCGGAACGGCACTGTTCACCTTTATCTGACCAAGCCACTCTACACATCAGCACCACCTCTGCAGCATCTCTGTAGACTCACCATTAACAAGTGTACCAGCACCATCTGGGGACTGCCTTTACCAACAAGACTAAAAGATTATTTGGAAGAATATAAATTCCAGGtataa